The Nothobranchius furzeri strain GRZ-AD chromosome 6, NfurGRZ-RIMD1, whole genome shotgun sequence genome includes a region encoding these proteins:
- the hpgd gene encoding 15-hydroxyprostaglandin dehydrogenase [NAD(+)], whose protein sequence is MALAGKVALVTGGAQGIGRAAVQSLLQSSAKVAVLDLNKTCGEQCKAQLDAEFGEGQCTFIQCDVSNGDALRDAFQTTMDKFGRLDIVINNAGINNEKNWEKTIQVNLTSVIKGTYLALEHMSKEYGKEGGTIINVSSMAAFLHSPHQPVYTATKHGVIGFTRAMADASITGDYGVRINVLCPAFVDTPLLQTVEQEDNMGKFFKFKDDFKRSMDKFGILQPELIAEGMMRLITDCSLNGAVMKITCSKGIHFHTYEPMSA, encoded by the exons ATGGCTCTGGCCGGGAAGGTGGCTCTGGTGACCGGAGGAGCGCAGGGCATCGGGAGGGCAGCGGTCCAGTCTCTGCTGCAAAGCTCAGCTAAG GTGGCCGTCCTGGACCTGAACAAGACCTGCGGGGAGCAGTGCAAGGCCCAGCTGGACGCAGAGTTTGGAGAAGGACAGTGCACCTTCATCCAGTGTGACGTGTCCAACGGAGACGCTCTGAGAG ACGCCTTCCAGACCACCATGGACAAGTTTGGACGTCTGGACATTGTCATCAACAACGCCGGCATCAACAATGAGAAGAACTGGGAGAAAACGATCCAGGTCAACctg ACCTCTGTGATCAAAGGAACGTACCTAGCTCTGGAGCACATGAGCAAAGAATACGGAAAAGAGGGAGGGACAATAATCAACGTGTCCTCCATggcag CCTTCCTCCACTCCCCCCACCAGCCCGTCTACACCGCCACCAAACACGGAGTCATCGGCTTCACCCGGGCCATGGCG GACGCGTCCATCACGGGGGACTACGGGGTCCGTATCAACGTCCTTTGTCCAGCCTTCGTGGACACGCCGCTGCTACAGACCGTAGAACAGGAAGACAACATGGGGAAGTTCTTCAAGTTCAAGGACGACTTCAAACGCAGCATGGACAAGTTCGGAATCCTACA gccaGAGCTGATAGCTGAAGGCATGATGAGGCTGATCACTGACTGCAGTCTGAACGGAGCCGTGATGAAGATCACATGTTCTAAGGGGATCCATTTCCACACGTATGAACCCATGTCAGCCTGA